Below is a genomic region from Sorghum bicolor cultivar BTx623 chromosome 9, Sorghum_bicolor_NCBIv3, whole genome shotgun sequence.
GAAGTCAGCACAGGATTGGGAGCTTGATGATCGAACAGGAGGCTGCATCAGAAACACTCCGTTACATTGCAGTAGTGAGAAAAACACAACAAGTTCAACAGACATTTTCCGCCCCATTCCTCATGTTACATTGCCCTATAACTTCCAAAGCGTAGACGGTGTCAACTCTCAGAGCAATTGTGAGGAAGCTTGTCTCAGTTCCTGCTCCTGCACTGCTTATTCCTATAACAGTAGCAGATGCTCTGTATGGCATGGGGAATTGTTCAGTGTGAATCAGAATGACGGCATCGATAACAATTCTAAAGATGTTCTTTATCTTCGCCTTGCTGCTGATGATCTGCCAAGTTTGacaagaaacaaaagaaaaccAAGTGTCGGAGTTGTTACTGCAGCAAGCATTATTGGTACTGGTTTACTGATGCTCATGTTGCTGTTAATGATGTGGCGAAAAAAATCCAAATGGTGTGGTACACCATTGTATGACAGCCAAGGTGGTGGAGTTATAGCCTTTAGATACACTGATTTAAGCCATGCTACTAAAAATTTCTCAGAAAAGCTTGGAGCAGGTGGTTTCGGTTGCGTGTTTAAGGGAGTGCTGAGTGGCTCAACAACTATAGCAGTGAAAAGGCTTGATGGTGCCCGCCAGGGAGAGAAGCAATTCAGGGCTGAGGTGAGCTCACTTGGATTGATCCAACATATCAACCTTGTCAGATTGATTGGTTTCTGCTGCAAAGGTGATAAGAGGCTACTTGTGTATGAACACATGTCAAATGGGTCTCTTGATGCTCATCTATTTCAGAGCAATGCTGCTGGCCTTAACTGGAACAACAGGTATCAAATAGCCATAGGAGTTGCTAGAGGATTGTCCTACTTGCATCAGAGTTGCCGAGAATGCATCATACACTGTGATATTAAGCCAGAAAATATACTGCTCGATGCGTCATTTGTTCCTAAAATCGCAGACTTTGGGATGGCAGCATTCGTTGGAAGGGATTTTAGCAGAGTTTTGACTACTTTCAGAGGAACTGCTGGGTATCTTGCCCCAGAGTGGCTTGGTGGAGTTGCTATTACATCAAAAGTTGATGTTTATAGCTTCGGTTTGGTGCTGCTGGAAATAATATCAGGTAGGAGAAATTCACCTGAGGCATATAGTAGCAACAATTATCATATTGAATATTTCCCTGTGCGAGCTATCAGCAAGCTTCACGAGGGAGATGTGAGGAGTTTGGTGGATCCACAGCTACATGGCGACTTCAGTTTGGAAGAGGTTGAGAGGGTTTGCAAAGTTGCATGTTGGTGCATCCAGGATAATGAGCTTCATCGGCCGACAATGGGTGAAGTGGTCcatgttcttgagggtcagcaggAGATTGATATGCCCCCGATGCCAAGGTTGCTTGCAGCAATCACACAAGGCGCTGGAGCTATCACAGAAATCTCTAATGCATCTTCGATGTAATAAATTCATAGGCTACTAATATTTGTTTCAGAAAattttaatgctcatatttggaGCAAAGTAATAGAGGAAGGCCAGCCTGAAATTTCTAAATTGTATGGACATTTGTGGTCCCCTTTTCTCTCATTTTGCATGATTTAAGGGCCGTGTTTATGGTAATCAAGCATTGTACTCCACAAATCATTTCAACAGGAGTAGCAAAATTTGGCAAAACTAGATAGGTGAGTATTCTTTGTTTATGAGTGGGATAGGACATACATTCTTAATTTGATGGAAGTAGATGTATTCCAATACTTAGTACTTATTTCTTGCTTTAGATATGCCACTTCTAAGTTGCTTATTGAAATGAGATACCACTAAGTATGCTGTTATAAAGGATAACATATATTTTCCCCTCAAAGGAACACTTTATCTGGCCCCTATTTCAGTTAGATCAATGCCTTTACCGAAGATTTGACTCACCGATTGAGGGAACAAAAAACTAAAATTGCACTCTGATCAGGTATGATTGACACTTTCAAGCAACTAATAATCTTGTTACTAGCTAAacagaaaataaataaacacaAACAGCAACTGTGACTAAATAATAGTAGTATTAACAAAAATGGCAAATAAAATGTACTACTCGGTTGACATGTTGCAGTAACTACTAGTTACAAATTACAATCCTGTTTACCAACAGAAGGATGAACAATCAAGAATTCAAAAAATCATCTAGTACAGAATAAGCAAAGATTCACAGCCACAAATAACAGATATCTACATAAACAACAAAAGAGAAATACTGGAGTAATTACTAATTAGAAGAGGGATTGGAAGAGAACAGATTAAACAAATTGAGAAGCAGTAGCCCAGTGTAGGAACAAGAGCAGAGATAGAAGCTGGGGAATGTTAGCCCCATCTCTTCACTGTGCTTATAAGTAATAGACAATCTTTTGATTCTCCAAAAATAAAAATCCATGTAACGGTACCTCTGCTTTAACAGGCTAGCAAATTTTAAAATGCAATAGTCACTGTCCATAAATAAATTTACTGAAGGCAGATATCCTGAAACAGTGAAACTAAAAT
It encodes:
- the LOC110430087 gene encoding G-type lectin S-receptor-like serine/threonine-protein kinase At2g19130, which encodes MNPLLHKLLTLLLLASLHTPPYSSSAAAAAAAATTTTTTVTDTLAAGQALAFGDKLVSRNGKFALGFFQPTAVISKSRNITSPNWYLGIWFNKIPVLTTVWVANRDTPITDPKRKQTHLKISSDGNNLVIVTQASPETETLVWSTPTPSVNRSGASLNSTTTTAVLLDSGNLALLELASPSSSNVTLWQSFDYPTDIVLPGAKFGRNKVTGFTRQGITWKSRIDPGLGSYSVEIDASGVVLKRLNPLVVYWRWSSSPTSTLKLIPILKSILELDPRTKGLIDPTYVDNSQEEYYMYTLLNDSSLTFVSLDISGQIKMNVWSHAQQSWQAVHAQPADPCTPYATCGPFTTCNGTSLSSFCDCMPSFSQKSAQDWELDDRTGGCIRNTPLHCSSEKNTTSSTDIFRPIPHVTLPYNFQSVDGVNSQSNCEEACLSSCSCTAYSYNSSRCSVWHGELFSVNQNDGIDNNSKDVLYLRLAADDLPSLTRNKRKPSVGVVTAASIIGTGLLMLMLLLMMWRKKSKWCGTPLYDSQGGGVIAFRYTDLSHATKNFSEKLGAGGFGCVFKGVLSGSTTIAVKRLDGARQGEKQFRAEVSSLGLIQHINLVRLIGFCCKGDKRLLVYEHMSNGSLDAHLFQSNAAGLNWNNRYQIAIGVARGLSYLHQSCRECIIHCDIKPENILLDASFVPKIADFGMAAFVGRDFSRVLTTFRGTAGYLAPEWLGGVAITSKVDVYSFGLVLLEIISGRRNSPEAYSSNNYHIEYFPVRAISKLHEGDVRSLVDPQLHGDFSLEEVERVCKVACWCIQDNELHRPTMGEVVHVLEGQQEIDMPPMPRLLAAITQGAGAITEISNASSM